A DNA window from Pleurodeles waltl isolate 20211129_DDA chromosome 12, aPleWal1.hap1.20221129, whole genome shotgun sequence contains the following coding sequences:
- the RANGRF gene encoding ran guanine nucleotide release factor, producing MENGEALEHMLFGGAFSALLPPDFQDVSELREIPDNQEVFAHRHMDQSIIVELLEYQEAVVDANAARYHFEDIASANDAGGQERSEVLSVEPISGEQLMLAECPSAWFLTGRQLVSKFNEEARNTVNIYMCLFRLPQFATEVLLTFNDPVVINPSSSSAERLRPDVRSVPDQMSAWSLEHFKTLMQTLRLRDTGVFG from the exons ATGGAGAACGGCGAGGCTCTGGAGCACATGCTCTTTGGAGGTGCCTTCTCTGCATTACTCCCTCCAGATTTCCAGGACGTGAG TGAACTTCGTGAGATACCCGACAACCAGGAGGTCTTTGCTCACCGCCACATGGACCAGAGCATCATTGTGGAACTGCTGGAGTACCAGGAGGCAGTGGTAGATGCCAACGCTGCCAG GTACCATTTTGAAGACATTGCCTCGGCCAATGATGCTGGTGGCCAGGAGAGGTCGGAAGTGCTGAGTGTTGAGCCCATTTCCGGAGAGCAGCTGATGCTTGCTGAATGCCCCAGTGCCTGGTTCCTGACTGGAAGGCAGCTGGTGTCAAAGTTTAACGAAGAG GCCAGAAACACAGTGAATATTTACATGTGCCTCTTCCGTCTGCCGCAGTTTGCCACAGAGGTCCTCCTTACTTTCAATGATCCAGTAGTGATTAA CCCATCAAGCAGCAGTGCTGAAAGACTGCGTCCTGATGTGCGTTCAGTCCCGGATCAGATGTCtgcctggagcctggaacactTCAAAACCCTTATGCAGACCCTACGACTCCGAGACACTGGTGTCTTTGGGTAG